A region from the Acanthopagrus latus isolate v.2019 chromosome 8, fAcaLat1.1, whole genome shotgun sequence genome encodes:
- the LOC119024630 gene encoding uncharacterized protein LOC119024630, translated as MEPGDVLGVVDLILSVCKTIYNMANDAKANKKRCQQIAERVKVLEDLVLTIRQRGCSRISSSVFKALKELRGSLDSAQTLIRQFSRTKAFVGFVMSSRLKDRFDEMDSRLTDNLQVLSGALLIEQGDVLHEVYQTVRGRKQPPARSTSPTPSALSSIAAPDQMSVPTAATPACSTMPPMQMCSPTTVTPVSYIMAPMPVSSFMTPIMPLPGAMTPVSFSTTVISSNARVSPDVIKSLIGQQSLISINPPMTFSTQNLF; from the coding sequence ATGGAACCAGGAGATGTGCTGGGTGTCGTAGACTTGATCTTGTCTGTGTGCAAGACCATCTACAACATGGCCAACGATGCAAAGGCCAACAAGAAGCGCTGCCAACAAATCGCAGAGAGAGTCAAAGTTCTGGAGGATCTGGTTCTCACCATCAGACaaagaggctgcagcagaatctcttcctctgtgttcaAAGCTCTGAAGGAGCTCCGCGGGAGTCTGGATTCTGCTCAGACCCTCATAAGACAGTTCTCCCGAACCAAAGCCTTTGTGGGCTTCGTGATGTCCAGCAGACTTAAAGACAGGTTCGATGAAATGGACAGCAGACTGACAGATAACCTCCAGGTCCTGTCTGGGGCTCTGCTGATCGAGCAGGGGGACGTACTGCACGAAGTGTATCAAACTGTAAGAGGACGAAAACAACCTCCAGCCCGATCCACGTCGCCGACACCTTCAGCTCTCTCGAGTATCGCTGCGCCCGATCAAATGTCCGTCCCCACAGCCGCCACGCCGGCTTGCAGCACCATGCCGCCGATGCAGATGTGCAGCCCCACGACTGTCACGCCTGTCAGTTACATCATGGCCCCCATGCCAGTGTCCAGCTTCATGACCCCCATCATGCCTCTACCTGGAGCCATGACCCCCGTCAGTTTCTCCACCACCGTCATCTCCAGTAATGCGAGAGTGTCCCCTGATGTCATCAAGTCCCTCATAGGCCAACAGTCTCTCATTAGCATCAATCCTCCCATGACTTTCTCAACACAGAATCTGTTCTAA
- the LOC119024631 gene encoding transmembrane emp24 domain-containing protein 6-like — protein sequence MLLNALLVVLSSQCVWARKSEPSFDEADAGFFRGSDKYDFAIEVPAAGAECFWHFAHQSGSFYLMYLVQWTTGMANDQRLFVTVNSPLGSLMASKNQAVGQMNFQTEVTGFYRMCFGNHNNQFGGIRVFMNFGVIYEGFEESQRELQEGERVLNSTLGNIEESVQRLQNQIFHMWRNYNFARMRKGKDHHLLLSNLNYVTWWSAAQSFIIVLSGYLQLLVLKRLFHTDSSRPRC from the exons ATGCTGCTGAACGCTCTGCTCGTGGTGTTGAGCTCTCAGTGCGTCTGGGCCAGAAAGTCTGAACCTTCCTTCGATGAGGCGGACGCAGGGTTTTTCAGGGGATCGGATAAATATGACTTTGCCATCGAGGTTCCTGCTGCAGGGGCGGAGTGTTTCTGGCACTTCGCCCACCAGAGTGGAAGCTTCTATCTGATGTACCTG GTACAGTGGACGACAGGGATGGCCAATGACCAGCGCCTCTTCGTGACAGTGAACTCACCACTCGGCTCTCTCATGGCTTCAAAGAACCAGGCTGTTGGACAGATGAACTTCCAGACTGAGGTGACAG GTTTTTACCGGATGTGTTTTGGGAACCACAACAACCAGTTTGGAGGCATCAGGGTCTTTATGAACTTTGGCGTCATCTACGAAGGCTTTGAGGAGTcacagagagagctgcaggaaggagagagagtcCTCAACAGCACTTTGGGCAATATTGAG GAGAGTGTACAGAGGCTCCAGAATCAGATCTTCCACATGTGGCGTAATTACAACTTTGCCCGCATGAGGAAAGGGAAGgatcaccacctcctcctgtccAACCTCAACTACGTCACCTGGTGGTCGGCAGCTCAAAGCTTCATCATCGTCCTGTCCGGCTACCTGCAGCTCCTCGTCCTCAAAAGACTCTTCCACACAGACTCCAGCAGGCCACGATGCTGA
- the LOC119024706 gene encoding MAPK-interacting and spindle-stabilizing protein-like, whose translation MDVVGVLGQVGDVLGPVQCVLSLCKTIFTMAQNAKANKERCQRVAKRVEALQDLVLTIEQRGPGQISVNVVNTLKELRDTLAAAKQLIMKCSQTKAVMSFIKGSAHEEQFNKINERLSDNFQVLSGALQVEQGNVLHKVYETVTGRRQEEEYYSGQASCTSPTTPMPQPSAMPSMYSPTAPMPQPSAMPSMYSPTAPMPQPSAMPSMYSPTAPMPQPSAMPSMYGPTAPMPDPSAMPSMYGPTAPMPDPSAMPSMYGPTAPMPQPSAMPSMYSPMPPPGAFSPMPVSVPVSTTFVSQPVFCPPTVINTTFRPVLRTVAPLRAPVASVRSYVVNNSYFH comes from the coding sequence ATGGATGTGGTTGGGGTCTTGGGTCAAGTAGGAGATGTCTTGGGTCCAGTACAATGTGTCTTATCCCTGTGTAAGACTATCTTCACGATGGCTCAGAATGCGAAGGCCAACAAGGAGCGTTGCCAGCGAGTCGCCAAGAGAGTTGAAGCGCTGCAGGATCTGGTTCTCACCATCGAACAAAGGGGGCCTGGTCAAATCTCTGTCAATGTTGTGAACACTCTGAAGGAGCTTCGTGACACTCTGGCTGCTGCCAAGCAGCTGATCATGAAGTGTTCTCAAACTAAAGCTGTAATGAGCTTTATAAAGGGTTCAGCCCATGAAGAGCAATTCAACAAGATAAACGAAAGACTGTCTGATAACTTCCAGGTCCTGTCAGGGGCGCTACAGGTCGAGCAGGGGAATGTGCTGCACAAGGTGTATGAAACTGTAACAGGAaggagacaggaagaagaatATTACAGTGGACAAGCCAGCTGCACCAGCCCCACAACTCCCATGCCTCAACCCAGCGCCATGCCCTCCATGTACAGCCCCACAGCTCCCATGCCTCAACCCAGCGCCATGCCCTCCATGTACAGCCCCACAGCTCCCATGCCTCAACCCAGCGCCATGCCCTCCATGTACAGCCCCACAGCTCCCATGCCTCAACCCAGCGCCATGCCCTCCATGTACGGCCCCACAGCTCCCATGCCAGACCCCAGCGCCATGCCCTCCATGTACGGCCCCACAGCTCCCATGCCAGACCCCAGCGCCATGCCCTCCATGTACGGCCCCACAGCTCCCATGCCTCAACCCAGCGCCATGCCCTCCATGTACAGCCCCATGCCTCCACCCGGAGCCTTCAGCCCCATGCCTGTCTCTGTGCCTGTCTCCACCACCTTTGTCTCCCAGCCTGTCTTTTGCCCCCCGACTGTTATCAATACGACCTTCAGACCCGTCCTAAGGACTGTTGCGCCATTGCGAGCACCAGTTGCCTCTGTTAGAAGTTATGTGGTTAacaattcttattttcattaa